From the Papaver somniferum cultivar HN1 chromosome 2, ASM357369v1, whole genome shotgun sequence genome, the window GCACAACATTTTCTTGATAATTCATGTTTCACCACTCTATTTTGTGTAAGGCTTATAGTTGGATGTGTTAAACCTCACCAGTATGTGACCAACCCGTTTGTTGAATAGACCTATTTGGAGATGCTTTAGCTCATGCTGGAACTCATTTGAAAGAGAAGGTACCGATAGTCATTGATAGTGTTGATCAGAGGGCAGAACAACAGAACCCCATCATTTATATATAGCTTACTAGTCTTAGTACATGTTAGTTAATTTGGTTCTTAACTATGTATCACAATTCTATTTTGCGTAAGGGTTATAGTTGGATGCCTTGAACCTGACCAGTATGTGACCAACCTGTATGATGGCTACACTTAGTTAGACATGCTTTGCTCATGCTTGAACTCGTAAAAAGGTTCACCCAGTAATCATTGATATCTTGATCAGAGGGCTTATGAACAAATCAACCGATTGCCATCAGTTAGTCTCAGCACATGTTAGTTAGTTTGCTTCATTACACGGTTAACTTTAACTCCCACTCCTCCTTAACAGCACCTCTTGCATGTTCTCCTCATTTCGTTTCCATTACAATTGGAAATGCTATTTTTAAAACCCATTGTCATTGTGCAGTTGTCACTCCACTTCGTAGTAGTCTTTTCCTTTTTAAGGATACATCTATCAGCTACGATGCTTTTACAGATCAACTTGTTATGATGCTTTTGAACTTTGTTAAATGGGCGAAAGTTCATTGTTGAATATAATTTAATAGTAAAAATATTATGACTATTTCTTGTTAAACTGAATAATCTTTCATTGTCTCTATGATCACGCACTTTGTGTGTCTGTTTGTAACATGTGTGCAACGGACTTCCTTGTTTCTTTCAGGCGAGACTGAAACGACATAGATGGCACGGGAAGGTATTGAAGACAAGAGATCCAATCATTGTTTCAATTGGTTGGAGACGTTACCAGACCATGCTCGTTTATGCCATCAAAGACAGCAATGGAAGGCATCGAATGCTTAAATACACTCCCGAACGCATGCACTGTCTCGCTACGTTCTGGGCCCCCCTTGCACCTCCCAATACCGGAGTAGTTGCTCTACAGAGTGTGGCAAACAATCAGGTCTGATGTATTCTACTTGAACGGATTATAGTTCTTATTACCAATTTTCGTGTTTAATTTCTGCTACTGATTAGATGGGAGCAATCCACTAAAAAAGTACAGAACTTTATGTTCGTATTACTTATCCCTGACTTCGGGAAAGTATCTGGCTCAGAACCAGAAAAAACTTAATTTATGTACTTTCCTGAGATTTATTTTGACCAGAAGCATGGATGATATGACCTTCTATTGTGCTAGATGATACCTTCAATGATGCAGTATGATTTAAAAAATATACGTAATAGTTTCTCCGCTTGCTGCACTTTTATTTTGTTTGCTGAATGGTTTGCAACTGCTGTCGTACTTGAATTTAACCATGCCACGAAGATAGTGAAGAAAATCAAGCTAGTTGGAACTCCCTGCAATATCTTCAAGAAAACTGCTCTTATCAAGGACATGTTTACATCAAATCTTGAAATCGCTAGGTTTGAGGGTGCAGCAATTCGGAGGGTGAGTAGAAACATATCCGTTTCCTTTGTGTTTGCTCTTGCATGTTGCTAGTTGTATCTAAGATCTAGGACAATAGTTTCCAATCCTTTTATTTGTTAGTTTCAACATTGATGCTGTATTAGAAGATCCAGATCTCCTGTTGAAGCCAGTTTCTCGTGTTTCTAATTGTATTATTATTGGCAGGCCGCAAAAGAAGAGCTTGGCAATAAACCCAAAAGGAAGGGAGGTCAAGCTAAAGAAGGAATTGCTAGATGCACATTTGAGGACAGGATTCTTATGAGCGATATTGTTTTCTTGCGTGCTTGGACTCAAGTTGAGGTTCCTCGCTTCTTCAACCCATTAACGACGGCCCTGCAACCGCGTGACGTGTCTTGCAGCTCATGAGAACAGTAGCTCAGCTTCGGCAAAAGCATAATCTCCCTATTCCTGTTAACAAGGATTCACTCTACAAGGTTGCCTCCAAAAGCGAACTCAGAGATGGTTTTAGTGCACGACTTCTAAATTCTCAATTTTCGTATCTGacttttgtttttttcttgtGTACAGCCAAATGAACGGAAACCACGAAAGTTCAATCCGATGGTAATCCCAAATACATTATTAGCTTTACTCCCATTTGAATCAAAACCCAAGGATCTTCCTCGTAAGAAGAAGCTTGGAAAGCTACATGCTGTTATCAGAGAACCCAGGCAGCACAAAATTTCGTGCTTTTGTCACTCAGCTTCAGGTGTTGAAAAAGGAAAAGGTATGGACTTCTAGGCTGATCCAGCTACCTCCCATAATATTTGTCTAAAATTGCAGCCTATGTAGAATTCCTATATTCAGTATTTTGGAATGTCATGCTTCTTGAATGCAGCCTGTTGAAATGGAGAAATCAGCAGTCTTATGATCACAACTCAAACAATTcagtttatttctttttttttacctgTTTAGTTGGTTAGGCCCTTTAGGCAAATGATCAGATAAACTGGAGTTACTATTCCTCTTTCCTGACTTTGTCTAGCAATCTTTTAGTTGACCCGGTTTTAGATCAAATGTAGACAACATTATTTGTGCGTTCTCAAGATTATCCAGTGGATAATTGAATACATTGATGACTTGAGCAATGTAGTATATGGTATGTTATCTAGGATAGTGGATATCCTTGCAGAAGTCGGAACCTGTTTCATGAACATAATTTATCTGTGCTTCCTAGTAAATAATTTTCCACTGTCAGCCTGTCTTCTTCCACCTAATCTTGCTCTTGAACGGACCGCTAATAGGGTAAAAATAATTACATTGAGAAGATTATATTTCAGTAGAAAACTTTGGTTCCCATTTTAACTGTTTTCTTATGGGTGTTATTGATGGCTCTGCTAAAGCTCTTACCAAAATATAGTTATGTAATGTATTACTCAGTAGCTTCCAGTCAATATACCGAAGTCAGTCAAGTTGCCTCTAATGTGGTTGACACTTACTGTACagatgaaaaagaagaagcaGAAGGAAAATGAGAAAAGAAAAGCACACGAGGCGGTGAAGGCCAAAGAAGAACTGATATCAAAGAAGCGTCACAGGGAAGAGAGAAGAGGGAGGTACAGAGAGGAAGATAAAGCAAAGAAGAGGAAAACTCGTCAAAGTTTAGAATCATAGCTCAAAGATTTCTAATTAAGCATGTTTGATGAATATTGAAGACAGTCCATTTAAAAGAAGGTCAGAAAGAACCGTCTGTTGACTGAAGGAATAGATGGTGGTGGTCAGGTTTTCCCTTCCGACTTCTTTTGATATCAAACGTGAAACATCTCATGAACGAAGACCATCATCATCTATATAGGCCGTCTATAATGCGTGCAGTGTATTTCCTTTAGCTTGAAATTTTGGTTCAAGCTTGAACTTATCCTTTTCAATATCAGGTTTTGTTAAGTGTTTAATTATCTCTACATTGTTACCGCTAATACACGTGAAGTCAATAAACCCTACAGTGCTATATGGATCATTGTTACTAACTTAGAAAATGCTTAAGAATGTGTCGACTGTCGAGTCATTGACTGGCTTTCTACAAAAGAGAGAAAGTGACTAGTGATAAAAGAGCATTTTACTTGTTGCTTGCGTCCAGTAATATTGTTGCTCCCTGTTTTTCACATAAGAACGGGTGTTTCCATACATAATTGAGCAGGCTTTTTTTTTGTCAGTGGACTGGAAGTTCAGTTTTTGTCTCAACTTTCAAACTAGTGCCATCACCCACTCGTGTACAAATACAATACAACGAACACGACTTACATCATGTCCGTTTCTTTTCTGTTGGGTCTGACCATCTGAATCTACATGGTGTTtgtttttttgagtcagatccgACTCATTTGACTCAAAAATATAAGACAGTAGCATGGTCAAATGAGTTGATGTGCATTTTATTCCCGACTCCAACGGTTTCTAGTAAGGTGTTAGGCcggagtcagatctgactcaaactaGAAAACATTTGGCATGATATCTGGCTCATGCCGAGTAAGAACTCGACGCTGAATCAGCAAACAATATAAACAGCTTGCGCACTCGGTGCGTGCGTGATAGCGAAGCCCGTTTGTTACAGAACCGCATTGCTCATCGTATAAAAAACGAATCACCTTCCTCAATTGAACTTCGTCGAATTGCCCGATATATATGAAATCTGGGAAACCCTAAAAAACCTACTCCTATTAATATCCTCCTCCATCTTCCATCACTGAACATTACCGATCAAGAAAAAAAGATGACAGAATTCGAAGTAGGCGCAGTTCCATTCAACGCCGGCGGTTGGGGACCACCGGAAACACCATCGCAACTCCTCCCAAATCATCCACCAAACGTTCCTTTTCTTCCTTTCAATCGTTCTGAAAAACTAGGTCGAATTGCAGATTGGACTAaaaactacaacaacaacaaaaaccgtAACAGCGGTCAGGGTTCCGTCTTCGATTCTATACCTTTTGATGACGATGATGCTGCTGCAAATCCGTTCCACGAAGTTATTGGAAAAGCACCAGCAAGACCTAAGTTTGTTCCGAGATGGAGATTTCAACACCAACGTCAACTTCCACAGCGTCGTGACGAAGAAGTTGAAGCTAAGAAACACGAACAAGAGAAAGAGCGAGCTAGACGTGATCGTCATTACAATCGATCTGGTAACAAAAATAATCATAATTCTCGTCGTGAATCTGTAGTTTTTAAATCATCTGTAGATATTCAACCTGAATGGAACATGTTAGATCAAATCCCGTTTTCGAGTTTCTCTAAATTATCGTTTTCGGTACAAGATCCTGAGGATTTATTAATCTGTGGTGCTTTAGAATCCTATGATCGTAGTTATGATAGGATTAACCCTAAGAATGAAAAACGTTTGGAGAGGTTTAAGAATAGGAATTTCTTTAAGGTTACTACTACTGATGATCCTGTTATTCGTCGACTCGCGAATGAAGATAAAGCGACTGTGTTCGCTACTGATTCGATTATGTCTACATTGATGTGTGCACCAAGATCTGTTTACTCTTGGGATATCGTGGTTCAGCGTGTTGGGAATAAGCTGTTTTTTGATAAGAGAGATGGTTCTCAGCTTGATTTGTTATCGGTTAATGAGACTTGTCAGGAAGTAGCATTGCCTGAAGCTAAAGAGGATATTAATTCGGCTTATTCGTTGAGTGTTGAAGCTGCTTACATTAATCAGAACTTTTCGCAGCAGGTTTTGGTTAGGAATGGTAGTAAGGTTGAATTTGACGAGCCAAATCCATTTGCTGGTGAAGGTGAAGAAGTTGCATCTGCAGCGTATCGTTATAGAAGGTGGAAGCTTGATGATAATATGTTTCTTATAGCTAGGTGCGAAGTTCAGAGTGCTTCGGAAGCTAATGGACAACAATCGTTTATGACCTTGAATGCTCTTAACGAATTTGATCCGAAGTATTCAGGTATTGACTGGAGGAAGAAGTTGGAAACTCAGAGAGGAGCAGTTTTGGCTACTGAACTGAAGAATAATGCTAACAAATTGGCTAAGTGGACTGCTCAAGCACTACTGGCAAGTGCTGATATGATGAAATTGGGGTATGTTTCTAGAGTTCACCCCAGGGATCATTTCAATCACTCAATTTTATCCGTGGTTGGATACAAACCTAAGGAATTTGCTACACAGATTAACCTCAACACTAACAATATGTGGGGAATTGTCAAGTCAATTGTTGATTTGTGCATGAAATTGAAGGAGGGGAAGTATGTGCTTGTTAAGGATCCGTCAAAACCGCAGGTGAGGATTTATGAGGTTCCAGCTGATGCCTTTGAGAATGATTATGTGGAGGAGCCACTGCCTGAGGACGAACAAGTACAACCTCCCACAGAGGAAGAGGCTCTAGCTGTTGCAAATGATGTGGAAGATATAGTTGAAGAAGCTGTGGTGTGAAGTGGCACTTCAAATGGCAGCACACCTATTAAGATAACTGAGGTTACAAATTTACTCGTCAGCATTGCAGAATGTAGCTTCCTACTCTGCTATATCTTTTCGGCGTAAATATTTTGAATCCATGAGCGCGCGGTCACATGCTATTCTTATTTTTTTTGACTCTGAAACAAGAGAGATGGTAAATTTAGACATCGTTTTGATGGTAGTTAAATTTTCAACATTACATTCTGtcttcaattttaattttgattcttAATCAGAGAATGATAGTGAAACTTAAGATTTCTGGACAATACATTAGCATGACTGAGCAGTTGGCAAACAAACCAAAATGTCATGTCATTCTGGAAATGGATTTTTCATGCTGGTGGATGTGGAAGACCGGTTTCATGCTTAGCACTAGGCTTTTTCCGATCTCTTTCAGTGAGGCAAATGATTTATTAGAGCATTGTGTTGCATAATCTGATTGTAGGATTGACCTATAGAAAAACCATGTTGAATCAAACTTCTCCGTCCCAGAATTCTTCGACAGTCTTGAAAGGTGCTGTTTCTGAGACAAAAATATCACCTGGAAGTCCTCTTCTCTGTGGGATTTTGCTTATCCTTTCCAGTTCATCTTCAGTCAGTTCCCAATCGAAAATCATCTTGTTTTCCTTCATCCTCTGCTCATTGAAGCTCTTTACTATAAGACTAACTCCTTGCTCGTATACCCATCTCAGACACACCTGAAACTCACACAGTCAAATTTCAGTTACAAACAATAAGCTCTCCATAAGAAATTCGTCGCaaagaccaattttttttttactttattttacgCTACAAATATATGAGGAATATCCAGTACAAAACCTGTGCATGAGTTTTCCCTTTAGCCTCAGCAATTTCATGCAGAACTCGCTCCTCGTAGACTGCATTAGACCCCCACGGGGTTCCCCTGGCTCCTAAAGGTGAGTAGGCAGTGAGTATGATAGTGTTAGCCTTGCAGAAGTCCCTCAATTTCAAGTTCTGCCAAACTGGGTTCATCTCCACCTTTTGAATCGAATACAACACCAATATAAACAgcgttttgaagaaaaaattaacaAATAATTAATCAAGATTTTGTTTCAGGAAGAAACTGGAAAAAGAGAAATGAGAGCTCACTTGGTTAACAGCTGGAGGGATGTTAGCAATGTCCAAAATGGTTTGAAGCTTCTTACAAGAGAAGTTGCTGACACCAATTGACTTTGTGAGACCCAGCTTTTGACACTCTTCCATAGCTGCCCATACAGACTTGTAATCCATTGGAAGCAAAGCATCCTTCGGTGGCGGAAAAACAAGCCCTGCAGCTGGTTTTGTGCTTATTGGAAAATGTATCAGATATAGATCAAGGTACTCCAACTTCAAATTCCTACaaaaacaacttataatcagtccGACTCCATCGTTCATCAGTCTAGGAGCTGAAATTTCCACTCACTTTCTTAACTTCTATATCCCTTTAACAATCCAATCTACTAGTAGCAGAACAGAAGTAGTAGATTTTTTCAAGGGAAGTTTCTACTGCTGGCAAGCTAGTGATTAACACCATAGCAAACACGTTACCGTTGTGCATCTATGTATAACAAATTAAGTGTGTAGGATATGTTACCTTAGAGAGTTCTGAATAGCGGGGACGACAAGGTCAGGGTGAGCATCACAGGGCCAGAGCTTAGAAGTGATAAACAGTTCGTCTCGAGATTTTATTAATCCAAGTTGAAGTGCTTCAGCTATAGCTTCACCAAGAAATCCTTCACAATGATAAGAAGCAGCTGTATCAAAAATTCTGTAACCATTCCTGATAGCATTCAAAAACGCCAATTTCGCTTCTTCCGGTTCAACTAATGGGTATGCAGCAGTCCCCATACCTAATATAGGCATCACACTTCCAGAACTCAATGTCACTGCAGGTAATACATTCTCCATTCTTCCTCCTCTCTTTGTCTCTATCTCTATTTACTACTTGCTTAGAAAAAGATAAACTGATTTTTCATTTGGTGCTTATTTGCTTGGGAATGAATTAGTTCTTGTAACTCATCAAAATAGACTGAATGGTAGAGGAAAGATCAAATTATCTCTAACCACTAAAACGTTATCACATATTATTGCACTTGATGTGAATTTCTTGATGTCAATACAACTCTTACAGACCATACACTTCATGATTTTGTTTTATCCTATGTATTGATGCATTAACTTGAAAAAGATATTTTGTCTGACCTGATACGCGGTAAACCTAAGGTCTGATACAAGCACAACCTGAGATGAGGATTTACGAGGGGTATTGTCAAATCAATTCTTGATTGGGATTTTTATaaaaataggcctgttttttttatggtttgcaaaactaggcctgtttttttatttattgcaaattaggcaagttttgaccaaaagtgatgaatGGAAAGTTAGCGTCGTTAGTTGtgactaaaaagacctaaaagttATTTGAATCGGTTATTGTGACCCAACCAGATGTGTGTTGACTCTGTATACGTCACCACATAGTGCGTGCGTGGCACTGCGTACGTGGCACCGCTTACCTGACACTGCTTCCGTGGCACTGCGTACGTGGCACTGCTTACGTGACAGTCTTATCTTCTTGTCCATAAATGAACATCTCCACAACCACATAAATCTGCTTCTCTtcattttcagatctgaaaaaaTGAGTGGTGGTATGAATGACAAAGCAAGTACTTCAAGTAGTATGATACTGTGTTTAATGTGTGAAATGGAAGAAGATCATGAAACAAAGGCATGTCCATGGATTTATTCAAGGTGCAAACATGTACCTTGTAATGGAGTAAGAGCTTTGTTGAGGTGTAAAACACATGTAAGTAATGGAAGTTGTTCTTGAAATGCTTGAATCCTACCTGCAACTACTTTGAGTGGTTTTCTCAAGCTTCTTCCAATTCTTCAGCACTTCCAATCAagcttccatcatctcatggttgtATTGCCTGTGGAGATGACAATCACAGTGTTACAAACTGTCCACTGAAGCTTTAAAAATGTTTTAAAGACCACTGCAACTCTCAATTAGAACTGAAGATATGCAAAAATCAACATAATTTCAACACATCATACCTTGTGTGCAAGAAGAAATCATGTGATGCATTCAGATGGGCTTCAATGCTCTTGTCATTGAAAGCAAAGAAACAATGAAGGGTAAAATGTAtgaaatatgcaaggaatttaagaaaaaactgaaaatgtagcctgcaacaattttataataacctaaatttattttaatttcagAACTTGCATTGTCTTACAAAAGCATCCATTCATACATTCACAAAAGATAaccaaattgaaacacaaaatcAACCAACACAAACATAGAATCAGATTTTCATGtacttctttggtttcttcttctttccctttggATCTGCAACTGTGAAGGTGACTTTGTTGTTGACAGATCCAACATGTTTGTTATTCTGATTGAAAGAAGGTTGAGAAGAAGGCTTCTCTTACTCCCTTGGCCTGATTTTGCAGCACCTTGTTTAGAAGACTCACTAACACATGTTTTGGAACTGTTGTTGTTCTTCATTACATCCTTAGCAGTAGTAGATGCACCTGCAGAAGCACTAACAACTGGTTTCTTTCTGTTGTACTTCCTTTTTGATGGTTCAGGGACATAAGTAGATGATGTTGAGCCATCAACACAGGTTCTAGGATTGTTTTCCTTTGGATTCTTTCCAACCTCTCCACCACCACAAGTTACTGCATAGTGACCATAAACTCCACACTTCTTacactttctcattttcttcacacTTCCAGCTTCATCATAAGAAGGAATCCTCTTCTTCCTTGGCCTTCCAGTTTTCCTTATGATAACAAGAGGATTAATGAACTCTACCAGTATATTCTacacaaagaaagaaagaaagaaagagaagatatTGGTTAAGATATGAAACCCTTAAAGGTTGTGTACTATATAAAGCATGTATGAAACCCTAAAAGAATCTTTGTTATTATTAAatcaatatatttatttttaataaaactAATGCTCTTACCCAGTCAATTTCAGCTGACAGTGGTTCAAACTCTGGAGCATATGTCTTTTTGTAATATTCCACACTGTACATAGGGTCACAGTAGCTACAACATGAAATCAGACAAGCAGATCCACAAATTATCAGTTTACAAGATTGagaaaggaaaaataaagggaacataacaaatcaaaacataGGAATGAAACTCTGGAATGAAAAGAGAGTGTGACTTACTCAGCCCAGTTTGGTCTCAAAGGTGTTAAAGCACATACAACATGTTGACAGGGAAATCCCCTCAGCTTCCACTGCAAACAACTACATGTCTTTTTGGGAAGATCCACAACAAACACAGCATCATGAAAACTCTTGACCTCATACACCTTTCCCCTTACATCTCCAGTTAACTCAAACAGATGAGTTAAGTCCTGCATCTTTGTAATAAGCTTCATTACCTTTGGCACTATCTGACCATCCTGCCACTTTTCACATTCATTCCTCCTCTTGAAGAAAAGACCCATCACCAGGCTAGCATATATTTGTCCAAGTGTAATGATAGGCTTATCCCTGAAGGGCTTGGCCATGTTGTTGAAAGATTCTGAGAAATTATTGTTAATGTGCTCACActtgctatcatttgagaaatgAGATCTAGACCAGCATTCAGGTTTTTGATCTAGGAGATACAGTGCAGCTTTATCATCTTCAGCAAACAATTTATCCATGTGTTGCTAAAACAAACATAAATAGTATCAAACTCATGTTTGTAATACTTGCAATTACATTATATTGTTCTGAGAAATGAGAATACCTGATAGTGTCTCTTCTTGTAACATTTGGCAGCATTACAGAAATGAGTGTGTAAGCTGTATGACTTGAAATTCTTCATCAAATGTCTGCCAAGTAGCCAAGTAATAGTTATTCATTGAACTGATATTGTTAGGAAATATTAAAAAAGGAAATAGATTAACAATAATATAACATTACCTGAAACATAATCTGTGCTCATCCAAGCAGAAGTATTTGTCACAAGCTTCACTAATCCCCTTCTGCTTGTCT encodes:
- the LOC113348123 gene encoding eukaryotic translation initiation factor 3 subunit D-like — protein: MTEFEVGAVPFNAGGWGPPETPSQLLPNHPPNVPFLPFNRSEKLGRIADWTKNYNNNKNRNSGQGSVFDSIPFDDDDAAANPFHEVIGKAPARPKFVPRWRFQHQRQLPQRRDEEVEAKKHEQEKERARRDRHYNRSGNKNNHNSRRESVVFKSSVDIQPEWNMLDQIPFSSFSKLSFSVQDPEDLLICGALESYDRSYDRINPKNEKRLERFKNRNFFKVTTTDDPVIRRLANEDKATVFATDSIMSTLMCAPRSVYSWDIVVQRVGNKLFFDKRDGSQLDLLSVNETCQEVALPEAKEDINSAYSLSVEAAYINQNFSQQVLVRNGSKVEFDEPNPFAGEGEEVASAAYRYRRWKLDDNMFLIARCEVQSASEANGQQSFMTLNALNEFDPKYSGIDWRKKLETQRGAVLATELKNNANKLAKWTAQALLASADMMKLGYVSRVHPRDHFNHSILSVVGYKPKEFATQINLNTNNMWGIVKSIVDLCMKLKEGKYVLVKDPSKPQVRIYEVPADAFENDYVEEPLPEDEQVQPPTEEEALAVANDVEDIVEEAVV
- the LOC113348124 gene encoding non-functional NADPH-dependent codeinone reductase 2-like, whose translation is MENVLPAVTLSSGSVMPILGMGTAAYPLVEPEEAKLAFLNAIRNGYRIFDTAASYHCEGFLGEAIAEALQLGLIKSRDELFITSKLWPCDAHPDLVVPAIQNSLRNLKLEYLDLYLIHFPISTKPAAGLVFPPPKDALLPMDYKSVWAAMEECQKLGLTKSIGVSNFSCKKLQTILDIANIPPAVNQVEMNPVWQNLKLRDFCKANTIILTAYSPLGARGTPWGSNAVYEERVLHEIAEAKGKTHAQVCLRWVYEQGVSLIVKSFNEQRMKENKMIFDWELTEDELERISKIPQRRGLPGDIFVSETAPFKTVEEFWDGEV
- the LOC113351442 gene encoding uncharacterized protein LOC113351442 — its product is MKGEGTTFTLRSWNLKHTCNGNVRGENRCANPTFVADWYMERLETLGNKNNIPDPESLANEFNKTMKVNIKYHTSWRARNIVLQNLYGSYEEQYKKIHAFCEMVKEKMPGSVASFSYGSTDNTFLSMTLCFKPAIEGFLVGCRKIIGLDACHFYGKYGGVLMVATGLDGQNGLVPLGIMVCMNETIENWKIFLKDLKAILGEDLHFTIISDKQKGISEACDKYFCLDEHRLCFRHLMKNFKSYSLHTHFCNAAKCYKKRHYQQHMDKLFAEDDKAALYLLDQKPECWSRSHFSNDSKCEHINNNFSESFNNMAKPFRDKPIITLGQIYASLVMGLFFKRRNECEKWQDGQIVPKVMKLITKMQDLTHLFELTGDVRGKVYEVKSFHDAVFVVDLPKKTCSCLQWKLRGFPCQHVVCALTPLRPNWADYCDPMYSVEYYKKTYAPEFEPLSAEIDWNILVEFINPLVIIRKTGRPRKKRIPSYDEAGSVKKMRKCKKCGVYGHYAVTCGGGEVGKNPKENNPRTCVDGSTSSTYVPEPSKRKYNRKKPVVSASAGASTTAKDVMKNNNSSKTCVSESSKQGAAKSGQGSKRSLLLNLLSIRITNMLDLSTTKSPSQLQIQRERRRNQRST